Part of the Tribolium castaneum strain GA2 chromosome 4, icTriCast1.1, whole genome shotgun sequence genome is shown below.
GTTTAAAGGGATCTCGACCAAAAAAGATAACGAGAAATTCTGGGATgaggaaaatgtttttttaaagaaaatataatGTGGGTAAAAGATGAAACTGCTGAAagtgtttttactttttttttcaattaaaactaaagCATTGTTTTTATCTGATACAAAGGATCTAACTGCCGTTCacaggattttttttacatgcaTAATACAGTGTAGTCCGGATATAACAAACTTAAATACGAAGTTCCCTATAAgccacattttaaaaaaaatgtttttagcagttatttttactttatctacataaaataagaagaaaataaataaatatctatagtaaaaaacatgaatttaTTCAATGGTGATATGTATAATGTgtgaattttatatttatgcgTATATTTTAAAGGGTGATAGTAGAGCTCAAAAGAAGTGAAAATAACTCAATTTATACTATCCGAATTCATGGTTTCAGAGATATAGAGTCAGCGAATAAATTTGGGACCAACAAAGATTTTAAATCAATCTGGACTCTTAGCTTAGTTCTTCAAGATCTATTACAttgagttaaaattaacaaaaacagtCACGGAAAAACAAATccttccattaaaaaaaatatgaaaatgtaTCGAAGAACTAATGAATTTCATTTGCTCAAATATCACCGTCTATTAGTCATGAAAACATTGACAAAAAAACTACTCAAAAGACGTTTGCGTTTGCAAACGTAATTGATATTGCgtttttttacgaatttttggACACTGGAGCTGGAGTGGAGAATGTACCGTCtattaactcaaaaactagtaAAAGTTCGGATAAAGAAAATTGATTTGATTTGACTTCCTTTGAGCTCTACtatcataaaatatttgcacaactaGAAAGTTCAcactgaatatttttaaaaacacaagtttttattggttaaaatgtttttaggtAGTAATTCAATAATCTGTTCAACAGTTAACACTTCTCTTGCTGCTTTGTCATTATGAACCACAACATATTCCTCAAAATTCGTTGAAAAGTTCGTTATAAACGGAAGATTGCCTCATATTTTAAGTTGTAGCAGGaggttcgttataaccggacTCCACTGTATTTACCTTAtcagtaataataacaaaaataaagattattcAGGGTCGCTAagaagtatggatacagttaaatattataaaaactattcatcaaaacctattgaaatttggtatatGCTTAAGATTATATAAATTCTgtcgtttcagatgtttattaaatttctatctccatttgttcttcggatacaaggctaacgtgatttttttttaaatagcaacaattttaatatttttgagaagagcattttttctgagttctatggtataacacatgcataccttaGATTAAtcgaaactttgaaaaaaatcgaaaattttgaaaaatgtaaaattttgttagccttGGAAATGTCTATCTATCGATAGctcaataacaaaaaataagtaaaagttaaaaataattggtaaaataacacttttaactgaaaaagatCACGTTTTaattaggaaattttaaacacggaatacttgattttGATGCTACAAAAGATGTTCAAACTGATTTCCACTAATTTCTTGGCTTTCAGTTTACATGATAAACTAACATgagaaaattttttgctcagttttacttaaattaaacaaattattacacccaaatttaatttttagctaatatacaagtgacgGATACGCTAATatcagtattttcaaagctaacttagttttactatttcagaaaatttttgaatttttattttttaccttttaataaaagtaaaggtgggtATTATGTTACATCActgaatttagaaaaaaatgcacttttaaaaatgataaaaattgacccttcgtgccatttaaaaaaatcaagttagccttgtattttcataataaatgaagataaaattttgaaaaagctctcatatgatagaatttaaacacttttaactgttttccaaatttcagagttttctgttaaaccgttctgaaaatatttaactgtattttGTATAGTGACCCTGTTTCtggattgtttttaaaattggaaGAAAATTGGCCTtctgttttatgaaattaatcATGATCTctttttgaatttgattttttagttgCAATGACTTATTCTGGatacaaattattattggcACATTTAATTTCAGTGATACTATCTCATCCTAATCTCTTCGAAACTAGTACTTTAATCCgcgtttttcaatttttaattgaatgactaaaatttttaattcagaaaattgcgaattaattaagtaattaattctgtgcgctttaattatttatcatCAACCTTTTTTACCCTGTAAGGTTTCAGCTTGTTAATGCTTGCTCTAAGCACCTTTTAAATTGGAATCCCCCCGATTTGATTAAGTAcgcataaaattttgttgtgaaaacattttctttttgcaaaaatattctgtACATTTATCATTATCACCGAATCGTGTATAAGTTgtgaaatttagttttttttatttacttttttatgtaatttatattGAAGATAACTTCAACCAAACAAATTGTACAACAAATTAgtggtttttttaaaaaaaggacCACTGAAGTTAGTAATGTACGAGTACTAGTTACAAAAGCCTTTATTcaactaatttatttaactattttatatttattcaaCTAAATATAGGGTTTTTCTGTGGTGTCTGACATAAATCTGTAGGAattcacaaaaacaaaaatataaacacattttcttcatcaaaaaaattcaaatctcTATTAAAAATcgctttaaaaaaactgttacatctAATCActgcaaaaaatattctctTACACGTAGTGaaaaaagatattaaaaatatttgagttTCTTGGgagataatttaataaagattGTCCCTGTAATACCTCAGAACGGTGCGGTCTAGTCCCCTTTGAAAACAATTGAAACACCAATTAAACATGTCTCCccaatgaaaaattatttattttcggcGGGTTTCATTTGGCAGTTTTGAGCCATATTCTGTCGTTTTTCTGGAAAACACTTACGCAAGCGTCGAAGGCGCCGGGGGCCACGACCAGGTTGTCCAAAACCGTTTGTATTTTCGTAACCAGGTTAAGAATGGCGGTTTGTTCGGCCGGCGTGGGTGACAAATCGACATTTCGCTTTAATAAAGCTTGTGTGAATGCTGTTTCATCAGGGGCGGGTTTAACACGTGGAAAAGATGACTCACAAAGGGCCAAATCGAAGGGATGTCTTGGCAGAAACATCTTGACTTTGTATGGGGGTCTTCCAATTCCACGATTCATTCCTCCTCTGCCTCTAATCCCGCCTCTTGCCATTATATAATCTACGAAAcagttttttctatttttttttaagcgagatattgttttatttacgaTTCTAATCACACAAAAACACCGGCATTAGACGCACTCACAAACAATCGGGTTATCGATTTCGAAAGTACCAACATTGCGGTAACAAAGTTACTAAACGGTACACGAGGCGCGACATTTGAATTCAAAGAAAACAatcattgtttaaatttttattgatcaAGGCCATGATGTGACTGGTTTCACCatcattaaagtttttttcaaggAATAGTCACCCAACCATTTCTCCCAAATGATGCCACCGAAATGGCCATTATCCACTCCTGCTCTGTGGTACACACCGTTTAAATTTGACTCAAAACagctaaaaaattaactttttttaaccaaaactGTACAAATCCCTCACCTATTAAACCACCAGCCTCCCCCGTAAGACACCGCACAAGGGCAACAATCAGGTGCCTCATCGTTCTTTCTATCAAACGTGCTGAAAAAAGAGCCATTATGGCTTGAAAATGAATCAGAAGAGTTTCCCCTGTATTTCCCAATAATCACACGGTAGTTGTTTTCTTCAGGTAGTACCAAAAATTTCGAATATTCGGCCCAGACGTGATTTCCATCAAAATCTTCCAACTCGATTCTTAAGATTAAAGACTTCTCGTTTGTGAGTTTGCTAATGAAATCATTTCCGAACCAAAAGTCTTTTGTTAGGTCCCCAAAACCGTACTTGTAGTCATTCCaactcaaattaaaattttgaagggaCGAAAAATTATTGCGCCGTTGGATCACAGTCCACACATCTTCACGAATCTCGCAAAACCTTctgttgtaattattttcgctcaaatttccaaaaacgtAAACACCACTAGTGTACGCGTTGTTTAACTCGTCACAGCCCGATTTAAAACTACGATGGAACGTATCAAACGAGTTGCCACAATTTTTCTCTACACGTTTTAAAATAGTCAAGGAGATATTTTCAATATCTAACACTTTCTCAAGCAATTTCTCTTGAATGTTACGATTTTGGGATACTTCTCTTGGTGTCCGTAGAGGCTTTGCCTCATAATCATCGCCTTCAAcaactttgtcaaaaattatgtcCACCTTGGACGAAATATCCTTCAAGAACTCTTCAACCAGTCGTGGGGCTTTACATTTCATTATCAATTTAGGTTTTGTGTTGCCACCTTCAATTTTGATTAGAACTTTTTGGCGCGAAAGcatcttttctaatttttcgcCCAAATGAACATCCCTAGTTTTGCTTTTTAGCAAGGAGAGGGTTTCATCAATTTTATACTCAATGTTGGTCAAAGCGCCCAGTTTTGACTCTAACTCAAACAGTTTTTCTTGGCCTCTTCAATCAAACGTAACATTtagtgttaaaaacttaaataactTACTTGttcaaaatatcaattttgcGGTCTAGAATCGCCAATTGCTCGTTCCATGCTGAAACATGCAACTGAAAAGTGTCCCAAACGTGGGCCCGTTCTtgcaaattattaatattacagtCAATTTTAGCCAGAGATGTAGCCGTTGAAATAATTTGTGGCTCCAGTTTTTCCAAATTGTCTGAAAGATGGGAATTTGACTAATACTTGTGTGAAAAGGACAGTACCTGATAGTGTTTTTAGTGTGTTTTTCAAAGCATCGTCTTGGGCACAACTTGCgatgaaaaaataacttacAAGTAGAACATACATGATTTTGTGTCTGTCTGATGTTAAATTGCACGACAAATACAACGAATAATTTCAAGGCAAGTGGGGAGGCAAAAAACACTTCAATTTACCAGATGTTGTTGTGATAAGttgcaaataaaaacgaaaataaattggtaaaattttatttatttttttattcatccAACCAAACAACACTTTCAATCCACGGACGATAGGACGATACCCTTGTGTAGACCCCTGCACTGTTTTCAACCCCACATCCTTTCCCAAAGGAGGTAATCCCAACAACGACAAAGTGGTCAAGAAGGTGGCCAGTTcccttgtttaaaaaatgaaggGGGCCACCAGAATCACCCTAAATCAATAAAAcatcaaatttgttttcattttccaCATTTCGAAAATTTACAGCACAAGTGTCTCTCCCAACCGGATCCCCTGCACAAATCTGTGTGTGATGATCCAAACCACGTGGTAATTTTCGAGCAGAAGAATAGACTTGTGCACATTTGCGAAATTGTACCTCCTTGAGGAAAACCTTCAACAAATCATCGCTAGTATCACCGTAAAACTCGGTTTTTCCCCAACCGATTGCTTGTAATTGTGCTTTGGAAAGGTTTGTTTCGGTGTTTAAACACGCAGGTTTAACATACGATCCGAATTTAAGCACGGATTTTAGTTTAAGTAAGGCAATGTCGTGGTAATGGGCACTCGAGTTGTACTGTGGAtgtttgatgattttttcgaTTTCAATATCTTGCGGTTTTGCATCTTCGGTTGTGTTTTTTAGATTCAAGTCACCGACTCTGACCCATTTCGGGACCCCACTGGAAATAACTCGTTTAATTTTGTTCTTGAAGGCGTAAGACCTACTGTTGTGGGTGACTGATACAATGTGCGGCTGTTAGAACGAATTTTTCACTTATCAAACTTCCACCACAGAACCAATTAGCGTTTGTTAGGACGGTGCCAAAACCAATAGCTGTCTGAACtgttttttagtaatttattttgcagaAATGCGGTTTACCATGTGTGGAAATTCCCTCGGCTTGGCTTTCTCTCCCCCAACAATCCCAGGATAAATGTTCCTTTTGTCGTAATATTCAGCACATTCTAAAAGTTCGCGTTAAATTATCAGATTTGTAACAACAACCACTTGCTTTCTTCGCTCTTTGTTTTCAAACGTTGCGTTATCTTATTTTGTGACGTGGGACAACAGACAAAGACCGAATTTCGACTAATACCACAATTTTGAGGTCGCTTTCCTTGCCGCaataatttttgagcaaaGGCGCAATCATCTATTTCCATGCATTTTCCCCTAAGTAAGGTTTTGTTAACGACATTGGTGAAACAGGTACTACCTAAGAAATAAGTAATGAGAtacaattattgttattgtaatACGTGCAATACCTTCAATATTCAAAGCGatacacttttcaaaaaataataacaagaCCAAAAGCAGCCAATTCATTGTTATCGTCTTCttggaaactgaattaaaacttgtcattattattaataaattttattttgctgcaTTTATCAATTTTGCAAACATAAACAACCAATTATCAGTTCGGGAAGGTTTTATTCAATACATAAAGTAGCTGAACTCCcagcgtttttttttgtaagtctattagctgtttcaaaattataaaaacgccaacgtcgcattttcttccaaaatttgctgttacaaattattcatgcacttcaaagaaataatagctaatttatactttcagtGATGAGAGTTCTAATCATTAATAGTAGAGTATAAAATATTACTTCTGGGCCAGAacatttggcgtcttaaaaaacaagtcagaaccttacaaatttagctgtttgcccaaaagcaaacaaccgaatagggcctaaaacctctcaaaaatcattaatttttatccactcCAAAAGTTCCCAAATATATTTAGGCCACCAAAAATTGGGCACACGAAAAACAGGGTAAAATCCTACAAATACActctaaaaaactaacaaaataccttgtttttacACACCCCAAAATGGCTTTTTACTACTGGGCCAGGACATTTggcgttttaaaaatcaaggtagaatcttacaaatttaactgttttcccaaaagtCAACAACTAAAAAAGGCCTAAGATCACTCAAaatgcattaatttttatccacccCAAAAGTATCCAAATATGTGTAGACCACCAAAATTTGGACACATGAAAAAATAGCGTAGAATTCtacaaatttgttgtttttctaaaagtaAACATCCGAAAAAGATCTAAAAAACCTACAAAATGTCTTGTTTTTAAGCCCCCAAAATGACTTTATTTCTGGACCAGGacatttggcgtcttaaaaatcaaggcaaaatcttacaaatttaGCTGTTTGCCCAAAAGCAAACAACCGAATTTGTGTTGTGCAATCTCGATAAtcattacaataaattaaacaccAAAACACCAACTGTGTATTTCTTCCGCTCGGCATACAACAAGGTgttgaaaacaaataaaatatttccatGCCATGACAACGTTTACGTTTACGTTCACgtctttgttaaaataaccGACGCTTGATTAACGTTGTCGTATACGtgtgatatttttgataattaagaCACAAACCGAACATGTTTACgataacattaaagttttaatagcGATCTCTAAATGAAAATCCATAATGGAGTGTTCAGATATTTTAGTATACTTCGAACAattaggtgtatttttttatgtgcATATAATCGTTGAATACAGTTGgggtatgcaaaatttatttggtaataatttttaagaccTTTGCCATGCGCCAATAggcttggtccagaaatgaaaagctGTTTTAAGGTGTCTGAAATCTAGAGATTTGACAATGGTTTTAGAGCAGTTTTGaggtaattttaattgatttttgcatgcgccaattggcttggtccagaaatgaaaagctattTTTGGGGTGTCTAAAATCAAGgcattttgtaagttttttagatCTTTTTCGGATGGGTACTTTTGGGAAAATAGTAAATTTGTAGGATTCTACCCTGTTTTTCGTGTGCCCAACGTTTGGTGGCCTACACATATTTGGGAACTTTTGgggtggataaaaattaatgatttttgagaAGTTTTAGGCCCTATTCGGTTGTTTGCTTTTGGGCAAACAGCtaaatttgtaagattttgccttgatttttaagacgccaaatgtCCTAGTCCAGAAATAAAAAGTCATTTTGGGGGCTTAAGAACAAGACATTTTGTAGGTTTTTTAGATCTTTTTCGGATGTTtacttttagaaaaacaacaaatttgtaGAATTCTACGCTATTTTTTCATGTGCCCAAATTTTGGTGGTCTACACATATTTGGATACTTTTGGGgtggataaaaataaatgcattttGAGTGATCTTAGGCCTTTTTTAGTTGTTGacttttgggaaaacagttaaatttgtaagattctaccttgatttttaagacgccaaatgtCCTGGCCCAGAAGTAAAAAGCCATTTTGGGGTGTgtaaaaacaaggtattttgttagttttttagagTGTATTTGTAGGATTTTACCCTGTTTTTCGTATGCCCAATTTTTGGTGGCCTACATATATTTGGGAATTTTTGgagtggataaaaattaatgatttatgAGAGGTTTTAGGCCCTATTCGGTTGTTTGCTTTTGGGCAAACAGCTAAATTTGTAAGGTTCtgacttgttttttaagacgccaaatgtTCTGGCCCAGAAGTAACATTTTATACTCTactattaataactattttacaattttatcaatcttattgaaaaaaattattcggtaaaatgcgaccttggcgtttttatagttttgaaacagctaatacatccATTGtcgttttctcttttttttattttgaactaTCCTGCAAAAGTATAAAAGTATCTAATCTAAACTAACATCGCTATTTGCCTTCGAGTTGTTTATTACGTTAGGCAAAAACAGCTTGGCCACGTAAAGTATCACTTTAGCTcctaataatatttaaaattttttactttatttataatttttgggaATACAGAGACACATCtactatttataaaatttaaacaagcCTTCGATAGGgtgattagaaaaaaattgtatgagGACATGGAAGATTTGGAGTAAAAGGAAAGCTGTTAGGGATGGCAGAAGTAACGTCAGaataaaaaaaggttttagaaaaattaaagtaaaagaaGGTCGAtactatttaatttaattaatactaTTAAGTTTAATTCTAGAAAAAGTTATCAGAGACAGAAATATATAAAAACGGTCTTATATACTATCCTAAATGGCACCAACGTCTAGCATTCGCGGATGACTTAGTATTTCCAACAACAAGTGCAGAAGAACTAAAAAAAGTAGTGTTGAGTCTAGAAAGGGAAGCAAGAAAAAGGGGATTAATTATAAacgaaaattaaacaaaatacatGAAATTGTCTGAACAACAGTATACACAGGaagaaaattaagtaaaacaaCAGAAATAGGAAAAAGGTACAAGTTTGAAGAAGTAAAAAGTTTTGTATACTTAGGAACTGTGATCCAACTAAAaccagaaataaaagaaggAAATGGGAAGACAGAGAAGAGGGGAAAAGAATCATCCATAAAACCATGGGCCAACTAGGCCTGGATTGCTAATAATATACAGGTCTTCCGTCTAaatcccacattagaagttgtgacagttttaataaagatatttatctaAAAGTGGGTACTCAGtcataatccgttgagttctgctcaatgaaaatattttcaagatgacagcacttccggttataccggaagtcgctattaactttcttattttaaataaaaagctatgtttttcactgcgtttttggattagttgagttattttaaggaagtttttagcagcttttcctatacctaagtttaaccgtttttgagatatttagaattttttgaaaatttttgaatttgtacctgtcacttaaaaaatcggtaactcgcttagttttcgagatttcgaaatcatatttagagaattaaaaaaggTCTATGTCTTCGTCAGtgtattcaaaattgaaaatgaagttaatagacctatggctaatgaatttttcaatcccaacaaaaatttattgtaacttaaaaactattaaacataagtttagggaatgctaatacagatcgatgcagaattaaattttacgttttatttataaaacctaaaattatataaaaaatataaatataaaatatttataaaaattttggcattttatttgaaaaaaatgagttttgggtgcaaacttaactttaaaaatttgaagtttaagattatttttttagaaatttgaaaacaccaaaagaaagatctaggcttcctctttcaaatgagctaaaaaaaattccaaatttttaaaagtagcagatcgattttttaattggaagttacaaattcaaaataaattaaaaaccataaatatttcgtaaacggctaaatttaggtataaggaaagcttataaaatctaccttaaaataattctagTAATTCAAAAACCCATTAAACAGTatagcttttcatttaaaataaggaagttgatagcgacttccgat
Proteins encoded:
- the LOC656489 gene encoding fibrinogen-like protein 1, which encodes MYVLLVSYFFIASCAQDDALKNTLKTLSDNLEKLEPQIISTATSLAKIDCNINNLQERAHVWDTFQLHVSAWNEQLAILDRKIDILNKGQEKLFELESKLGALTNIEYKIDETLSLLKSKTRDVHLGEKLEKMLSRQKVLIKIEGGNTKPKLIMKCKAPRLVEEFLKDISSKVDIIFDKVVEGDDYEAKPLRTPREVSQNRNIQEKLLEKVLDIENISLTILKRVEKNCGNSFDTFHRSFKSGCDELNNAYTSGVYVFGNLSENNYNRRFCEIREDVWTVIQRRNNFSSLQNFNLSWNDYKYGFGDLTKDFWFGNDFISKLTNEKSLILRIELEDFDGNHVWAEYSKFLVLPEENNYRVIIGKYRGNSSDSFSSHNGSFFSTFDRKNDEAPDCCPCAVSYGGGWWFNSCFESNLNGVYHRAGVDNGHFGGIIWEKWLGDYSLKKTLMMVKPVTSWP
- the LOC656405 gene encoding venom protease; translation: MTSFNSVSKKTITMNWLLLVLLLFFEKCIALNIEGSTCFTNVVNKTLLRGKCMEIDDCAFAQKLLRQGKRPQNCGISRNSVFVCCPTSQNKITQRLKTKSEEKCAEYYDKRNIYPGIVGGEKAKPREFPHMTAIGFGTVLTNANWFCGGSLISEKFVLTAAHCISHPQHGVPKWVRVGDLNLKNTTEDAKPQDIEIEKIIKHPQYNSSAHYHDIALLKLKSVLKFGSYVKPACLNTETNLSKAQLQAIGWGKTEFYGDTSDDLLKVFLKEVQFRKCAQVYSSARKLPRGLDHHTQICAGDPVGRDTCAGDSGGPLHFLNKGTGHLLDHFVVVGITSFGKGCGVENSAGVYTRVSSYRPWIESVVWLDE